A region of the Nocardia higoensis genome:
CCGTTGGTCCGGCACATCGACTTCGGCACAGAGCAATGGGTGGAAGGTGACGAGCCGCTCGATGAGGCCCGCCCGGCGGTCCAGTCCTGATGCACAGCTGGGAACTGACCGACCTGGAATTCCGGGTGCTCTGTGAACGCCACGCCGACAGCCATATCCCGCCGCCGCTGACCTACCAGGGCCGCGCCGAGACCGCCGACGACTACGAACGTCAGAAGATCTCGACCTGGGAGCGGTTGCGGGCCACGGGCGACCCGAAGTTCGCCGAGATGACTCGGGTATTGGTCCGTCCCGAGGTCTCCGTCCGGGTACTCAGCTGGTACGACCGCGGGCGCGACGATCCGAAGCTGTGGGTGCGCGCACGTGCCGGGCGCACCGGCGCGCACGGGTATCTGGTCATCCAGAAGCCCGGTGAAACCATCGGCCACAGTGGCGGTTACACCGTCGTGGACTGCGGTCCTCGCGGCTTGGCGGAGGCGATCGTGAAACTGCTTCCGCCAGGGGTCGAGGCCGGTCGCGCCGGAACGATTCCCATCGTCACCGACCAGGTGGATGTCGGCGAGGAGTACGGGCGTCCACGTTCGCTGGTCACCGAGACCGCCGACGAACCCGGAATGAGTCGCAGCAGAGAGTTTTTCGACACCCCGGCCACCCGGACCGGCGCGATCACCGTGCACCAGGGCCACTCCATGTACGGACCGCGCGGTCTCGTCGAGCACATTCTCGTGTGGCGGGATCTCCCTGGCGACGGTCGATACGTCATCGAGTTGCCCGCTGTCACACCGATTGCCGTCGGAATCGGGCGCAAATGGCTGACCAAGAAGGTCGACGACGCCATCGAGGACATGCTGGCGCGCACCGAGAGTCATTGGGAGATGCAGATCTGATCGCCATGCGTGCCCGACTGTAAATAGCACGGCACCCTGCGTTCACGTTGTCGATACCACTCGGTTGCCCGTCACCGGCACCCTCGAGGCATCAGTGCGAGCGCCGAGGAGTCGAGGGCATGACAGTCGAGAACTATCCGCCGCTGCTCGACAAAGCGGCGCAGGCGACCGGTGAAGTCCGCGATCGGATCAACGGTGTGCTGAGCACCCTCGCGGCCTCGCTCGCCGCACGC
Encoded here:
- a CDS encoding ESX secretion-associated protein EspG translates to MHSWELTDLEFRVLCERHADSHIPPPLTYQGRAETADDYERQKISTWERLRATGDPKFAEMTRVLVRPEVSVRVLSWYDRGRDDPKLWVRARAGRTGAHGYLVIQKPGETIGHSGGYTVVDCGPRGLAEAIVKLLPPGVEAGRAGTIPIVTDQVDVGEEYGRPRSLVTETADEPGMSRSREFFDTPATRTGAITVHQGHSMYGPRGLVEHILVWRDLPGDGRYVIELPAVTPIAVGIGRKWLTKKVDDAIEDMLARTESHWEMQI